The region ACTACATTTATACATGttaaaattttatcaaaaaATATCTTGTTGAATTCTATTTtacttacaagttacaacacaaactttaatttttaatcaatagaaaaacaaatttaaaaatatatcatCTTCCACTTTTTGTTGGTAAATTTTTCAATACAATGAAAGATGAAATCAAATAAGTCTTTTACCTGAAACCAAAATCAAAGCAAGACATAAAACCAAGGGATGTGATGAATAAGTGTGCATAGCCATTTTGAAGGAATTATACGTACTATTGTTTTTGTGTCAAGATGTGGAGACTAATACATCTTGCTCATTATATATAGTGGATCATGTatgatgactttttttttttttgagagggTCAAATTTGgacttttaaataaataaaatattatatcacattaaattattatagcataataatatacaataatataaAAGGGAGTATTCATAGAAACTAAATTgacatattatttaaatattttgattgtattatattatttttatatggtatatattataatagaatAACCTTACCTACCTATTTTAAAACTTTATACTTTTAACATAAACATCAATATTGTATTTgaccttttcaaaaaaatattgtatttGACAatcatatttattaataaaataaattatttaataaattcaaaatctttGACTATAAATTTCTAAAACTAGTTTATTGTTAATTACTAGTAAAAATTTTACTATATTTAAGAGTCAATAAGTAATTATTAATGTCATAAATGCAAGTTAAGTTTATAACTAATTTGACTAGAAAATGATATtagaaattataattaaatataaatattatataatatttgatTTGAAATATCATTCCTCAATttgcaaaataattttttttaaaattattattcacaatAATCATTATACCATTGactaaatataataattttatcaaatcttatcaaaaaaatttaataatttcaaattttgttaTCACTAAAACATAATCATTAACTTCGATTGCATAGAGTCCCCGGAACCAATATTAAGAAACATTATCTCTTTCCCTAGAATTATCCTAACCAAAGTTATAAGGGGTTATCTAGTTGACTCTTGAGAATGTtggggttaaataacccatcatcgaATCACATTGAATATAAGTgagttaaaaaatttatattttatttattaatttattttcaactcacttatctaaAAATTCAAAAGGTTTTGAGacacaaacaaaaaaaagtcTACTACAATATTTCCTCTTTCTACTACATTGGCTAACCCCTTCGCCGATGAAGTTGGCGATGATGACTGATAGATCTAGACTGTCATCACTACACTCATTTGTCATTTGTCAGCAAAGAAACATGGACATTTATAAcatctttttctagatttctaggaactttactaatatatattgatgagtaaatactaaatagtaaatatccaatacttttttttttgaaaaagaaagatCATATGTAGTTATTAGATAAAAACATCAAAAGGAAACAACTACAAAAGCAACACAGCAAAACAGGAAACAACAACTAAAACAGCAACAAAGAGCAGAAACAAAggcaaaaggaaaagaaaaacagaacaaCAAACGGTAGAATAACAAGCACCGACTGAGAAAGGCCAGAAAGGAACCAGCATCAAGAGAAGCAAGGCCGATTTCCCACCAGCAAGACCTCCGCAAGTTGCGAGCCAGCACAGGCCAAATCAGATATAATTCTGTGGTGGTAACATATAAGCCATAGGCAGCAGCAGCTATCACAGACCAGAATTAACAAGAGACAGGATTAAGCACGTACGCCACTCCCAAAAAATGGTTTCTCTATTGCACCCCAATTTAGCAAAATAGTCTGCCATAGAGTTCCCTTCTCTAAAAATGTGAGAGACCCCAATACAACCCACTTCTGAGATCAAGCTATCAATGTGATTGAGATCATTAAGCAAGATGGAGCAGCCATATTTAGATAGTAATTAATCCTGaaatcatattttaaaataatgttaATTGATTATACAGTCAAGTAATACAAAAAGTAACCTATCATCGATTAATTGTTTTGTTGAGGGTGCCAACGTGTGGCAGACTAGTATTTTGGATGGGATTATTTTGTTATCTTGCCAAAGGACCAAAAGATTATCATTGCATTTGTACGGTGGAGTAGTACATCTGTTTGAGCTTGCAGGAATTGGTTATTTCTCAACTGTTTGCTATTGGAATGCTGATCATTTCAAGGAGCAACATGGCTATATTCTGGCACTTTTTGGAGCATACCTTGAAGGCAATTAGTGGGTGGTGTTTTCGTTCGAGCAGAAGTGTAATGGTTTTTGGGGGGTTGGCTGGTGGTGTTACCTTATTTTGTTCTAGTTTTTTAGTTCTCCTTGGAAGTTTCACTTTGATCTTAGCTAGTAGTACTAtttttccttactaggttttcccaagggagTTTTTCCTAGTAACATTTTAATGAGACATCTTTCTATGATCATTCTTCCAAGGTGGGGGTGGAGGTGGGTTACCATTTTTTAACATTAGGTTCTTATGCTATTGTAATTATTTTTCCTTTTGCTTATATTGGGTTgtagtaccccttgtacttcattcaatatatatatatatatatatatatatatatatatatcaagctTGAccttgctgctgctgctgctgctctTTAATCGTCTTTTTCCCTCTTTTTATTGTTTGCTCTTTCTTTTCTAGCTCTTtgtcttgtttcttttatgttgttttttcttttgctaTTGTTGCTTTGCTTGGACTTCATCTCATTTGGGAGAGTTTGTTCCCAAGTATTTCATTTAtctatatatttcattttcaaatatatatatatatatatatatatatatatatatatcattgcctatcaaaaaaaaaatcatcggTAGCCTAATCCTGGATTTGTAATTGACTAATTCCACGATTAAAACTTGCAAGTTATCAACTCCAAATTAAGTCCCCTTCGAAATATATGAATGCCGTGTTTCTCATAGAAGAAGCTAACCTATACTTGACTTTAGGTCAAATGCAGCGAAATTTCTAGACAGAAACATGGAGGATGTTCTAAATTTCTAATAACAGACAAATTCATGCACAGAAGAATGGAAAAAATTGTGTTGGCACCCATTCTACCTCCATGTGCGTGTGGAGATATAAAAAAGCAAAAGAAGGTGAGATATGATGAGTGATGTACTTATATGAAAAGAATCGAGAGTAGTTTTGATCAATTCACActcacttttaattttttttcatcacattttagttcattttttttcttcatatatcacttttattttcctatCATTTATCATATTCAAAATTTCTTGCTCTTCTATTTCTACCTCGTTATTCGTGTGAGATGAATTATGGTGTGAATGTAATATTTTTCAAAGTTAGAGAAAATACCATATGAAAGACTAATATGATGGAGGAGAAATTAAAAAGCTAGTTATAAATATATCTAATAACACAATTTTATTGCCTTTAATAATCAACTTCAAGAGCATCCTTTTGCCATGCATAGATGGCTATATATAGCAACAGCAATCAACAATAATGTACAAGAATGTATTACACCCCGAGGTAACTAATTAAACTCTTGTAAGAACATTAGTTCTTGTGGAGTCTCTTTGCATCacaactttttataattaaccttggaaattcaaaggaaGTGAATGATACATAGGATTGCAAGTTTCAAGACCCCAGCTAGTACTTTGGCTACAACTACTACTGGTCCCTATTATCTTATCATCTATTATCTCCTCCCCATAGAAAAACTCCAACCCATCCAATCTTTGTGGAGAATTAGTAGATACCATTGCTTCGATTGTTGGTGGCAAACTCCCTTCTCTTTGCACCATGTCAAGTACTCCAACACCAACCTGTGGAGAGTACTGACCAAATTGTACTACTTCATTGTTGTTAATGCAAGAAGAAGAGTCCACATGAACTTTTTCTTGAAAATCTTGTTGTTACCCATCAAAGGTAGGATGATGATACTCATTGGAAAATCTCCCTCCAAGTTTGATGAGCAATTTTCTAATAGAATCTTGGTCCTTGAAACTAGCGCCTTGGTTTGTGTATTGCaaaggtggcggtggtgatagCACAGGGATGTGTGGCAAATATGGTTGTTGATGAGTAGTACTATTTTCATGAACCAAGGATAAGGGATATTCAACACTCTCTCTATTATTGCTTTCTTGCTTAACACCACCGTTGCCTCTATTTCGTGCTTCTTTGTTACGGTGCTTCCCAAAAAGCTTCTTTTTGAGCCTTGTGTTCCAGTAGTTCTTTATGTCATTATCGGTTCTTCCGGGCAGTTGAGCTGCAATCACCGACCACCTGCGCTCAAAAGGTTTTCACTTATACAATTAATTCTAagaccaaaatcaattatgcgAAGAAGCTTCGGAGCTTTTGAATTTCAGAATTAATATAATTATGAAGAAAAGAAGTTGATCAAAACTTGGTAATaataatcatatatatatatatatatatatatatatatatattgctaGCAAGGTCGTCAATCATGATCTGTTGCACCACCAAATCATTGAGGATAGAAACTGTACAGGATATGTACCTGCTTCCAATACTAATGTAAAGGCTGCAAATGATGTTGTCTTCTTCCTCGGAGAAACCACCATGCTTGAGATTAGGGCGTAGGTAGTTTAGCCACCTGAGACGGCAACTCTTGCCACAACGCTTCAGTCCTGattaagaaaaacaaagaaaaagttAAAGTCCTAACAATTTTCTTTAATGAACAAATGATAGCATAATTTGGTCAATTTTGctttcatcagaatcaatttttgAACTATGATGCTACTCACAGAAATTTCTTCTCAGAATAATTTTGACTTCATAATGAATTATAGAAGAGTTTTCAAACCAAGATAAAACCTATTAGACTGTCCTAGCTAACAATATTAATGATTTAATGTACATGTAGATGTAGCAAATGAAATTGATGAAGATATATGAGAATGAATAATTGATCAAGGAgaagaaattaaagaaaaggAAACTGAAATATTAAGTAGGGTTTGTTTCTGCGAGATAATTGATATACCAATCTTTTGTGGCAAAGCAATCCAGTTGCCACCGGTGCCATGCTCATCTATGTAGGACTTGAGCTTGGCATCTTCTTCTGGCGACCATGGACCTTTCTTCACGTTCGCTTTGTCACAGCAAGGAGCCCTGCCCATGTTGCCTTTTTGTGCAGTGTCTTCCTGTgtgttttgagctttttgattGATTGGGGTAACCCTTCTCTCTTTACAACCCCAACTCAGAATTATAGGAGAGAGAGTATGAGATCTATTTATTAGAAATAATTTATTCACTCCTCAAATCTATATGCACTCAGAGGAATTGAATTTGGATTTTCTGCTGCCCCTTTGTAGTTTTTGTAGCATAAAAtaaatgtataattttttttacatatttaaCTTTTTATGAATTAATTTGAACTATTTAATATAAGAATTAAAGATTAAGAATTTGCATTAGAAATTAAAGCTCAAAGAATGCATAGGATCCATTTTTctcaaaaagaaataaaaatactaTCGAGATATTAATGAGTGATATGATGAGatgctagaaaaaaaaaaaaaaaaaggtatgaaaaactcagtagaattttttatttattttttaaattggtAGTGTGTGGCAGAGAAAGTAATTGTGAATGTGATTGTAATTGTGAATATGTtcccgtcaaaaaaaaaattgtgaatatGTTAAAAACTTAACTATAATTAGTATTAAAACTGGGAGGGAATAAACATGATTCCGGGAGCATCCATCTTACTAATTTTATATGTAGTGTGTGGCAGAGAAAGAAAGTTATTTGTATAGAAAATTTCTGAAATTTAGTATTGCCAGAATAGGAGAATAGGTTTgttcttcttgtctttcttaAACTCGAATCAACTAAATTAGTTGTATATTCTATGGGCTatcctttttattttccttgcaactttttGGAGTCCACTTCCCTGTGACCCTCACTGCCTTACTGTCttgggatatatatatatttatgtgcACCAGACATGGAGCAGTACTATCATGTTCATACACTGTTTCTTCTGTTTctctttttataattttgaattaaaCCATAATATTTCACACATATGAgtagaaatattatataaatttatttttgtgtCCTGAATTACCTAACACATTAAGTTTTGATGTTAATTTGTTCTTAACATGGTATCAAAGCTTCTATGACTAAGGGGTTTAGAGTTCGACTCTAGTTGCTcacattattctaataaaaaagttTTGAATTTCAGCATTAGTAGTTAGCATGTATATAATCCACACTTCAAGCCTAATTCGACACTTGTATTAGGGAGCGTATTAGAAATGAGATGTAATAAGATAACACAagaaatgggggtttgaattgtgccaTATAAAACTTTGGTTTTTCAAGCGATAattggttttaatttttttttttgcaattgtTTGGTGCAGCAGATAAAAaagcataataataaacaaTAGATACATGAgctttttatcctggttcacccctaAACGATGGGGTCACGTGCAATCCTTGGCtaaaccaagatttcactatagTGTTAGCCATGCCCCTCAATAGTTAAAAATACTGTTTAACTTAGTTTTACTGCCTGACTACACCTGAGTTTGTCTAAAAAAAGTATCGaagacttctcctacaagtattctCCAGGACTTCTCCTTCAAATATTCTCAGAACTTCTCCTATACAGATATTCTTAAGTACTTCTCCAAAACGACCTTTTTCAAGATAATTTTTATATACAAAGATCTCTTGTTACCAGAGGGATAGAAGATACTTTTTAAGCACATGAACTATAAAGTTTGTGGTATAAGTTTTGACTCTAAAGATATTACTTTATGTTCAAATTCTAGAGAATAAGGTAAAAAGATTTGATAGATGTTTATTATATATTCATGTTACTTAAGGTAATACAAGAATGATTCtataggataagagcaggatatgatatgtgaacatgatagcaacaggataggataagagcaggatagactcttatcatatcctgtgtttgaggtgcacatgataagaacatgatatgataaggaaaaatgtatcagatttatatttgaataaaaaatacatttaaaaattgattattctattaaatttaatttattttacattttcatgaatgagtatatattttaaaataaataaaataaatttaaattttattaaatagcctattttattgttttgaagatagcctatattttaaataaaattatgaagttaaccaattggttttcacttagttgtgacacatgataattaacaataaaagttaactaaattaagaatattattatttcaaaattactttatatttaaattataaattattatataagtagataagtagttttaaatatgaggagatgaaaatag is a window of Lotus japonicus ecotype B-129 chromosome 5, LjGifu_v1.2 DNA encoding:
- the LOC130718485 gene encoding transcription factor RAX3-like is translated as MGRAPCCDKANVKKGPWSPEEDAKLKSYIDEHGTGGNWIALPQKIGLKRCGKSCRLRWLNYLRPNLKHGGFSEEEDNIICSLYISIGSRWSVIAAQLPGRTDNDIKNYWNTRLKKKLFGKHRNKEARNRGNGGVKQESNNRESVEYPLSLVHENSTTHQQPYLPHIPVLSPPPPLQYTNQGASFKDQDSIRKLLIKLGGRFSNEYHHPTFDG